A single window of Vigna unguiculata cultivar IT97K-499-35 chromosome 1, ASM411807v1, whole genome shotgun sequence DNA harbors:
- the LOC114176652 gene encoding eukaryotic translation initiation factor 3 subunit A: protein MTSFLKPENALKRAEELINVGQKQDALQTLHDLITSKRYRAWQKTLERIMFKYVELCVDMRKGRFAKDGLIQYRIICQQVNVSSLEEVIKHFMHLSTEKAEQARSQAQALEEALDVDDLEADKRPEDLMLSYVSGEKGKDRSDRELVTPWFKFLWETYRTVLELLRNNSKLEALYAMTAHRAFQFCKQYKRTTEFRRLCEIIRNHLANLNKYRDQRDRPDLSAPESLQLYLDTRVEQLKIATELELWQEAFRSVEDIHGLMCLVKKTPKPSLMVVYYVKLTEIFWISSSHLYHAYAWFRLFLLQKSFNKNLSQKDLQLIASSVVLAALSVPPHDRTHGASHLELEHEKERNLRMANLIGFNLETKPESREMLSRSSLLAELASKGVMSCVTQEVKDVYHLLEHEFHPSDLAVKALPLITKISKLGGKLSTASSVPEVQLSQYVPALERLATMRLLQQVSNVYQTMKIETLSGMIPFFDFSVVEKIAVDAVKQKFVSMKVDHMKNVVIFCKTSLESDGLRDHLANFAEQLNKARQMIYPPDRKPSKLGALLPTLTEVVAKEHKRLLARKSIIEKRKEEQERQLLEMEREEESKRLRLQKITEEAEQRRLATEYEQRKNQRILREIEEREIEEAQALLQEAEKRIKKKGKKPIIEGDKITKQTLMELTLTEQLRERQEMEKKLQKLAKTMDYLERAKREEAAPLIEAAYQQRLVEERLLHEREQQQEVELSKQRHEGDLKEKERLARMMGNKEIYEVRVVSHRQAEFNRLRREREERISRILQSRRQEREKMRKLKYYLKLEEERQQKMREEEEARKREEAERRKKEEAERLAKLAEIAEKQRQRERELEEKERQRREALLGRSVEAAPPARQSEPVTAPAAAAAAAAAAPNPGKYVPKFMRDRAERTGTAPPPETDRWGGNSSSRPDGDRWRGGDDRRSSYVSGGGSRSSSSWSRNPR, encoded by the exons ATGACATCTTTCCTAAAGCCTGAGAATGCTCTCAAAAGGGCCGAAG AGTTAATCAATGTTGGGCAGAAGCAGGATGCTCTACAGACTCTTCATGACCTCATTACCTCAAAGAGATACAGAGCATGGCAGAAGACACTTGAAAGGATTATGTTTAAGTATGTTGAACTTTGTGTTGACATGCGCAAGGGCCGATTTGCAAAAGATGGGCTTATTCAGTATAGGATAATATGTCAGCAAGTCAATGTTAGTTCACTGGAGGAGGTGATCAAACACTTTATGCACCTGTCAACTGAGAAAGCTGAACAAGCTCGGAGTCAAGCACAAGCGTTGGAAGAAGCCCTTGATGTTGATGATTTAGAGGCTGATAAAAGGCCAGAGGACTTGATGTTGAGTTATGTCAGTGGTGAGAAAGGGAAGGACAGATCTGATCGGGAGCTTGTTACCCCATGGTTTAAATTTCTCTGGGAAACTTACAGGACAGTGCTTGAATTATTGCGAAACAACTCAAAACTGGAAGCATTATACGCT ATGACAGCTCATCGAGCTTTCCAGTTCTGCAAGCAATATAAACGAACAACAGAGTTCCGCAGACTGTGCGAAATCATAAGAAACCATTTGGCTAATCTCAACAAATACCGTGACCAACGAGACAGGCCTGACCTTTCAGCACCTGAAAGCTTACAATTGTATCTTGATACTAGAGTTGAGCAGCTGAAAATTGCCACTGAACTTGAACTCTGGCAG GAAGCCTTCAGATCAGTGGAGGATATACATGGACTGATGTGCTTGGTCAAGAAAACTCCCAAGCCATCCTTGATGGTTGTTTACTATGTGAAGCTGACAGAAATATTTTGGATATCGTCAAGTCATCTTTATCATGCATATGCATGGTTCAGGCTCTTTTTATTGCAAAAAAGCTTCAATAAGAACCTGAGTCAGAAGGATTTGCAATTAATAGCTTCATCTGTTGTTCTTGCTGCACTTTCAGTGCCTCCTCATGACCGTACACATGGTGCGTCTCACTTGGAACTGGAGCatgaaaaagagagaaatttgAGGATGGCCAATCTCATTGGCTTTAATCTTGAGACTAAACCTGAAAGCAGAGAAATG CTCTCAAGATCATCACTTCTTGCTGAACTG GCATCCAAGGGAGTGATGTCTTGTGTGACTCAGGAAGTGAAAGATGTTTACCATCTTTTGGAACATGAATTTCATCCCTCAGATCTTGCAGTAAAAGCGCTGCCCTTGATAACTAAAATCTCAAAGTTAGGAGGCAAGCTTTCTACAGCTTCTTCTGTTCCCGAAGTACAGTTGTCTCAATATGTCCCAGCATTGGAAAGACTAGCTACCATGAGGTTGCTGCAGCAG GTGTCCAACGTTTACCAGACAATGAAGATAGAGACTTTATCTGGGATGATCCCGTTCTTTGACTTTTCCGTAGTTGAAAAGATTGCCGTAGATGCTGTAAAGCAGAAGTTTGTATCAATGAAAGTTGATCACATGAAAAATGTTGTGATCTTTTGCAAAACG AGTCTCGAGTCAGATGGCTTAAGGGATCACTTGGCCAATTTTGCTGAACAATTAAATAAGGCCCGACAAATGATTTATCCTCCTGATAGGAAACCATCTAAACTTGGAGCTTTACTTCCAACTTTGACTGAGGTTGTTGCCAAAGAACACAAGAGGCTTCTTGCTCGAAAATCAATCATTGAGAAACGGAAAGAAGAACAAGAACGGCAGCTTCTTGAAATG gaaCGAGAGGAGGAGTCAAAAAGACTAAGACTTCAGAAAATAACTGAAGAAGCAGAACAAAGACGGCTTGCCACCGAGTATGAGCAGAGGAAGAATCAGAGGATCCTTAGGGAGATAGAAGAGAGGGAAATTGAAGAAGCTCAAGCTTTACTTCAGGAAGCTGAAAAGCGTATCAAAAAGAAGGGGAAAAAGCCAATCATAGAGGGA GACAAAATCACCAAGCAGACCTTGATGGAGTTAACTTTGACTGAACAACTCCGGGAAAGACAGGAAATGGAAAAGAAGTTGCAGAAGTTAGCGAAAACAATGGATTATTTGGAAAGAGCGAAAAGAGAGGAAGCTGCTCCCCTTATTGAAGCTGCGTATCAACAACGTTTAGTGGAAGAGAGACTTCTTCATGAGCGTGAACAACAG CAAGAAGTTGAACTGAGCAAACAGAGGCATGAGGGAGATCTCAAGGAGAAGGAGAGGCTTGCTCGAATGATGGGCAATAAG GAGATATATGAGGTCCGAGTTGTTAGTCATCGCCAAGCAGAGTTTAATAGATTAAGAAGAGAACGGGAAGAGCGAATCTCTAGGATTTTGCAGTCAAGGAGACAGGAGAGGGAAAAAATGAGGAAGTTGAAGTATTATCTCAAATTAGAAGAAGAGAGACAACAAAAAATGCGTGAGGAGGAGGAAGCACGGAAACGTGAAG AGGctgaaaggagaaagaaggaaGAGGCTGAACGCTTAGCAAAACTGGCGGAGATAGCTGAAAAACAGAGGCAGAGAGAGCGGGAacttgaagaaaaagagagacaaaggagagaaGCATTGTTAGGCAGAAGTGTTGAAGCAGCTCCTCCTGCGCGGCAATCGGAACCTGTAACAGCTCCTGCTGCAGCTGCAGCCGCTGCCGCTGCAGCTCCAAACCCAGGGAAATATGTGCCTAAGTTCATGCGAGATAGAGCTGAAAGAACAGGCACTGCTCCTCCTCCGGAAACAGACCGCTGGGGTGGTAACAGTAGCAGCAGGCCGGATGGTGACAGGTGGCGTGGTGGTGATGATCGGCGAAGTAGTTATGTTAGTGGTGGAGGTTCAAGGTCATCATCTTCTTGGTCCAGGAATCCGCGTTGA
- the LOC114184645 gene encoding UNC93-like protein 3: MTSDESKFGNIYIQPSSNRELQFQPMASAIPGDEETPLVADNSPPQAARTTSHTWDIHILSLAFLLVFLAFGAAQNLQSTLNTEEGLGTTSLGILYLSFTFFSVVASLVVRVLGSKNALLLGTTGYVLYVAANLKPTWYTLVPASVYLGFCASILWVGEGTYLTSAARSHSTDNNLHEGAVIGDLNGEFWAVYALHQFIGNLITFALLSDDQQGGSTKGTTLLFIVFLFIMIFGTILMCFLRKRSVNSKGEQELSDAGACASLKSLSKSLANALSDIKMLLLIPLIAYSGLQQAFVWAEFTKYVVTPAIGISGVGSSMAAYGAFDGICSLFAGRLTSGLSSVTKIVSVGVFVQAVVLILLLLDFSISSGLLGTLYILFLACLLGIGDGVLMTQLNALIGILFKQDTEGAFAQLKIWQSATIAIVFFFAPLMSFKSVVVIMLAFLCVSFCIFLWLALKVGNTSRSTSLRI; the protein is encoded by the exons ATGACGTCTGACGAAAGCAAATTTGGGAATATTTATATCCAACCATCCTCCAATCGTGAGCTGCAATTTCAACCAATGGCCTCTGCGATACCCGGCGACGAAGAGACGCCGCTCGTCGCCGACAATTCGCCGCCGCAAGCGGCGAGGACCACGTCTCACACCTGGGATATTCACATCCTCAGCTTGGCCTTTCTCTTGGTTTTTCTCGCCTTCGGTGCCGCGCAGAATCTGCAGAGCACTCTCAACACT GAGGAAGGCTTAGGCACCACTTCTCTCGGGATCTTGTATTTGTCTTTCACATTCTTCTCCGTGGTTGCTTCTTTGGTGGTGCGAGTTCTCGGCTCTAAGAACGCTCTGCTTCTTGGGACTACTGGCTATGTCCTCTATGTGGCTGCCAACTTGAAACCAACTTG GTATACATTGGTCCCTGCTTCTGTGTATCTTGGGTTTTGTGCTTCCATACTTTGGGTTGGAGAG GGAACATATCTCACTTCTGCTGCACGCAGCCATTCTACAGATAACAACTTGCATGAAGGTGCAGTAATTGGTGACTTGAATGGGGAATTCTGGGCCGTGTATGCACTTCACCAG TTTATTGGAAATCTCATTACATTTGCTCTACTGAGTGACGATCAGCAG GGGGGAAGTACCAAAGGAACCACTTTGTTGTTTATTGTATTCCTTTTCATTATGATTTTTGGTACAATATTAATGTGCTTCTTGCGCAAAAGGAGTGTTAATAGTAAGGGGGAACAAGAGCTTTCAGATGCTGGTGCATGTGCGTCCTTGAAGTCCCTATCTAAATCACTTGCCAATGCATTGTCTGATATAAAGATGTTGTTGCTCATACCCCTTATTGCATATTCAGGTCTACAACAAGCATTTGTGTG GGCTGAATTTACCAAGTATGTTGTAACTCCTGCAATTGGTATTTCTGGTGTGGGTAGTTCAATGGCAGCCTACGGGGCTTTTGATGGAATA TGTTCTCTGTTTGCTGGTCGTCTCACCTCTGGTCTCTCGTCTGTTACAAAAATAGTTTCTGTCGGTGTTTTTGTTCAGGCAGTCGTATTGATCTTACTTCTGCTAGACTTCAG CATAAGTAGCGGATTGCTTGGTACTCTTTACATACTCTTTTTGGCTTGTTTATTGGGCATTGGTGATGGAGTTTTAATGACGCAACTAAATGCTTTGATTGGAATACTATTTAAGCAGGACACG GAAGGGGCTTTTGCTCAGCTAAAGATATGGCAAAGCGCTACAATTGCTATCGTGTTCTTTTTCGCCCCGCTCATGTCGTTCAAATCCGTGGTTGTGATTATGCTTGCTTTCCTTTGTGTCTCATTCTGCATTTTTCTATGGCTTGCTCTAAAGGTGGGGAACACATCACGTTCCACGAGTCTCCGAATTTAA
- the LOC114174173 gene encoding organelle RRM domain-containing protein 2, mitochondrial-like produces the protein MAFMSGLQRLLRHTPLLHSHHASIRLASTLTSPKLFVSGLSRLTTDEKLKEAFSSFGQLVEAKVITDRASGRSKGFAFVTYTSIEEAEKAREGMNAKFLDGWVIFVDPAKPRESRPPQQSRSQPSESGFTVNKTVGWCG, from the exons ATGGCTTTTATGTCTGGACTTCAGCGCCTACTTCGTCACACCCCACTTCTTCATTCGCACCATGCTTCCATTCGTTTAGCCTCAACTCTCACTTCCCCTAAACTTTTCGTCAGCG GTCTCTCTAGATTGACAACAGATGAAAAACTTAAGGAAGCATTTTCTTCATTCGGGCAGCTGGTTGAAG CTAAGGTGATAACTGATAGAGCCTCTGGAAGATCAAAGGGATTTGCCTTTGTAACCTATACAAGCATAGAAGAAGCTGAAAAGGCTAGAGAAGGAATGAATGCTAAATTTTTGGATGGATGGGTTATATTTGTTGATCCTGCTAAACCAAGAGAGTCCAGACCTCCTCAGCAATCACGGTCCCAACCCTCTGAATCAGGTTTCACTGTTAACAAAACTGTTGGGTGGTGTGGTTGA
- the LOC114184658 gene encoding uncharacterized protein LOC114184658 — protein MSFFWFSSLVRLHITWPIVSYAATWITLLTLTAAVASISPQVAFVSAISPSSSFSQKCSTDGSIRMPLDVPGDILCFPPHMFVKSKVDLIVPPVFAAAIVAASACVVRAAGMWEHDQTR, from the coding sequence ATGTCCTTTTTCTGGTTCTCTAGCTTGGTCCGTTTGCACATCACATGGCCTATTGTATCCTATGCTGCCACTTGGATAACACTTCTAACGTTGACGGCGGCAGTGGCTTCTATCTCACCGCAGGTGGCGTTTGTCTCTGCCATATCCCCCTCCTCTTCGTTCTCTCAGAAGTGCAGCACTGATGGGTCCATCAGAATGCCCTTGGATGTTCCAGGAGACATCCTGTGTTTTCCTCCTCACATGTTCGTGAAGTCCAAGGTTGACCTAATCGTTCCACCCGTCTTTGCAGCAGCCATTGTTGCGGCTTCTGCTTGCGTGGTCCGAGCTGCGGGCATGTGGGAGCATGATCAAACTCGTTGA
- the LOC114184652 gene encoding short-chain dehydrogenase TIC 32, chloroplastic-like, giving the protein MVGVISLVTGMVGPSGFGSASTAEQVTEGIDGANLTAIITGGASGIGLETTRVLALRKVHVIIAVRNMVSAKEAKQRILEENESARVDIMKLDLCSLTSVTSFVDNFIALDLPLNILINNAGVMFCPFKLSEDGIEMQFATNHLGHFLLTNLLLEKMKQTAQATGIEGRIINLSSIAHNYTYIKGIRFNKINERKGYGNKKAYGQSKLANILHTNELSHRLQEEGVNITANSVHPGVIMTPLMRHSSYLMHFLKIFTFYIWKNVPQGAATTCYVALHPNVKGVTGKYFVDCNLCKPSAHAKNKHLAKKLWDFSNELIKSILRV; this is encoded by the exons ATGGTGGGTGTTATTTCGTTGGTAACAGGGATGGTTGGTCCAAGTGGATTTGGATCAGCTTCCACTGCAGAACAAGTTACTGAAGGAATCGATGGTGCCAACCTCACTGCGATTATCACAG GAGGAGCAAGTGGAATTGGGTTGGAGACAACACGAGTGTTGGCACTTCGAAAGGTTCATGTGATCATTGCAGTGAGAAACATGGTATCTGCAAAAGAAGCTAAACAACGTATACTAGAAGAGAATGAGTCTGCACGAGTCGACATAATGAAGCTCGATCTGTGCTCACTCACTTCTGTGACATCCTTTGTCGACAACTTCATAGCTCTTGATCTTCCTCTCAATATCTTGAT AAACAATGCTGGAGTAATGTTCTGTCCCTTCAAACTCTCAGAGGATGGGATCGAGATGCAGTTTGCAACAAACCATCTTG GTCatttcctgttgacaaacctgcttcttgagaaaatgaaacaaactGCACAAGCCACTGGAATAGAGGGCAGGATCATAAATCTGTCATCAATTGCCCATAACTACACTTACATAAAGGGGATTAGATTCAATAAGATCAATGAGCGAAAAGg TTATGGTAACAAGAAGGCTTATGGACAGTCCAAGTTAGCAAACATACTGCATACAAATGAGCTTTCTCATCGCCTTCAG GAAGAGGGTGTGAACATCACAGCAAACTCAGTTCATCCAGGAGTAATAATGACACCTCTTATGAGACATTCTTCTTACCTTATGC ACTTCTTGAAGATCTTCACCTTTTACATATGGAAGAACGTTCCTCAG GGAGCAGCCACGACATGCTATGTTGCTCTCCACCCAAACGTGAAAGGTGTAACTGGGAAGTACTTTGTGGATTGCAATCTATGCAAGCCAAGTGCGCATGCCAAAAACAAACATCTAGCAAAGAAACTCTGGGATTTCAGCAACGAGTTGATCAAATCGATTTTAAGAGTTTGA